A single genomic interval of Asterias amurensis chromosome 1, ASM3211899v1 harbors:
- the LOC139934464 gene encoding coiled-coil domain-containing protein 97-like codes for MASISNENDSQEECFEGDSSASCEVHPSEDVDHSPDARQRMLVHIAASKARIKNQQRGEEDLSPKEKLSILSELLDHKPAIFLERFHSFLREEDLDCFDQLFGEYEIDFYLKEARRRLSTRKSRMGVRNRRYEALKQLEKAGAYFSDKAMKDRDPFMFEEYIGQYMTAEELKGLQTPVSQSDLKFSSILMTFMDEQETKELYKRQKEVEDDMLEEEEEEDEDEEEEESDEDADTAVPSTSHEQKNRPKVTERVPTPATDEDRAMMRQEFLHHMHLRFLSGQEKDFDYSTVDGNAEYDSLVLRTQDEEEQYFDKDEEKWSLNEEECGRDDNDGPGGRPEEFDEKEGIMGRMGKVRSCTADDGNKSCGRGGLGKNTCDSFENEDMESC; via the exons atggcttccaTATCAAATGAGAATGACAGCCAAGAGGAATGTTTTGAAG GTGACAGCTCAGCGTCCTGCGAAGTACATCCTTCTGAAGATGTAGACCATAGTCCTGACGCTAGACAAAGAATGCTTGTTCATATCGCAGCCAGCAAAGCACGCATCAAAAACCAACAGCGGGGTGAGGAAGATCTGTCTCCGAAAGAAAAACTCAGCATTCTGTCGGAACTCCTCGACCACAAACCGGCCATCTTCCTGGAACGCTTCCACTCCTTTCTCCGCGAAGAGGACTTGGATTGTTTCGACCAGCTCTTCGGGGAGTATGAGATTGATTTTTATCTGAAGGAGGCGAGGAGACGCCTGAGCACTAGGAAATCACGAATGGGAGTCAGAAACCGTCGCTATGAAGCCCTGAAACAACTTGAGAAAGCGGGAGCATACTTCAGTGACAAAGCAATGAAGGACAGAGACCCATTTATGTTTGAGGAGTACATTGGACAATATATGACAGCTGAGGAGTTGAAAGGACTTCAAACTCCAGTCAGCCAAAGTGACTTGAAGTTCTCGAGTATTCTAATGACATTTATGGATGAGCAGGAAACGAAGGAGTTGTATAAGAGGCAAAAGGAGGTGGAGGATGACATGttggaggaagaagaagaagaagatgaagacgaagaagaagaagaaagtgaTGAGGATGCAG ATACGGCCGTCCCTTCAACCAGTCACGAGCAAAAAAACAGACCGAAGGTGACCGAGAGAGTACCGACTCCAGCCACCGACGAGGATAGAGCCATGATGAGGCAAGAATTCCTTCATCATATGCACCTCAGATTTCTCAGCGGACAGGAGAAAGATTTTGACTACTCCACCGTTGACGGAAACGCAGAGTACGACTCGTTGGTACTCAGAACTCAAGACGAAGAAGAGCAATATTTTGACAAGGATGAGGAGAAGTGGAGCTTGAACGAGGAGGAGTGCGGAAGAGACGACAATGATGGTCCTGGGGGTCGTCCTGAGGAGTTTGATGAAAAAGAGGGAATCATGGGAAGGATGGGTAAAGTCAGATCTTGCACAGCTGATGATGGCAACAAATCATGTGGACGTGGTGGATTAGGAAAGAACACTTGCGACTCATTTGAAAATGAAGACATGGAGAGTTGTTAA
- the LOC139934512 gene encoding WD repeat-containing and planar cell polarity effector protein fritz homolog: protein MANCMVELHIWSLKSSVTIRDIDVGCHTYHDKGETVVSGYLDQKQQYSESRDLLWMPKNRRPDKLRDLLKETEDLLAANQVVFTRWKSRRQLQVMLSNCILLSFQVSAHSGDVERILIDRSLQGKFCSETINNAVVTESFIVCTFPDKPKLGFAFFSKRPNSGTDFSKKIDKISTYDPKVTHTDLSGMKMKRDRKLSVNVNQEWVLVWYSMGRDDTSVWPWSPMTSDKERANVFLYGVNGSKLEELCFVSTEYEPLSVSFSSIQPRHIYTLEEVSSSSSGDYNVDTCIYECSKMRIQRATVTTIPLKAKVVTHGRNHCEDKLILGCSDGKLVLYDESKRVTQIVQSDLMPSLITWHPEGSLVFVSGTKAEIQCFDMALNPLNLLTVGENCRSLPTFQVSKYFRSPVTIGTLQWSRSSNFSDCIADAQDSLFLILDGGPVTILQLHLGVLSRGQLGPQELIQQYLHHQQINEAVNLLNVMNWNTDSGSCYTCLTSIINYLLKVPLNPDREAALEASLGSFYAPLRPLSEVIVVDYRDPISRLARRFFHHLLRYQRFEKAFLLAVDLHSRDLFMDIHYLALDKGEMALATVAKQKADEIEQEMPSDSDNYDSLSDSIDEDDFSSDSYSSVSNEDDQSPTGTDRTDGLSSRTEKPNSATGDSSELLRAGRHVEKEAWYQAEGQIDVAYGLGSDLEDVHLDPAQDLASIPGEVYTKVLTDNPFGWEQQNTPDSQKGEDLSRRRSEEEEEVEGGDRGGAGKAKTVKVIHFGMV from the exons ATGGCGAACTGCATGGTGGAACTTCACATCTGGTCTCTGAAATCATCGGTTACAATTCGAG ACATTGATGTCGGTTGTCACACGTATCACGATAAAGGAGAAACAG TTGTTTCAGGATATCTAGACCAGAAGCAGCAGTATTCAGAAA GTAGAGACTTGTTATGGATGCCCAAGAACAGACGGCCGGACAAGTTGAGAGATCTTCTGAAGGAAACTGAG GATTTGTTGGCTGCCAACCAAGTCGTCTTCACAAGATGGAAGTCAAGAAGACAACTTCAG GTTATGCTGAGTAATTGTATTCTGCTGTCTTTCCAAGTGTCTGCTCACAGCGGTGATGTTGAGAGAATCCTCATTGATAGATCTCTTCAAGGCAAATTCTGCTCGGAGACGATCAATaatg CTGTCGTTACGGAGTCTTTCATTGTCTGCACCTTCCCGGACAAACCTAAACTTGGATTTGCTTTCTTTAGCAAGAGGCCCAACTCAGGAACAGACTTTTCAAAGAAAATAGACAAGATTTCCACCTATGATCCAAAG GTAACACATACAGACCTTTCTGGTATGAAGATGAAACGTGACAGGAAGCTATCGGTTAACGTCAATCAGGAATGG GTTTTAGTGTGGTATAGCATGGGTCGAGATGATACATCAGTGTGGCCTTGGTCACCTATGACAAGTGACAAAGAGAGGGCAAACgttttcctgtatggagtcaatGG gtCGAAGCTAGAAGAGCTGTGTTTTGTTAGCACCGAGTATGAGCCTCTCAGCGTTTCGTTTAG TTCGATTCAGCCAAGACACATCTACACCTTGGAGGAAGTTTCCTCATCTTCATCGGGTGATTACAACGTAGATACCTGCATCTATGAGTGCTCTAAGATGAGG ATTCAAAGAGCCACTGTAACTACAATTCCATTGAAAG CTAAAGTTGTCACTCATGGTCGAAATCATTGTGAAGACAAACTGATTCTGGGCTGCTCCGACGGCAAATTG gTGCTTTATGATGAGAGCAAACGTGTGACTCAAATTGTGCAGTCAGATTTG ATGCCGTCTCTTATCACATGGCACCCAGAAGGCTCTCTGGTCTTTGTGTCTGGCACCAAGGCAGAAATTCAG tgTTTTGACATGGCCCTGAATCCGCTCAATCTACTGACTGTGGGAGAGAACTGCCGGAGTCTACCAACATTTCAAGTCTCTAAATATTTCAG GTCCCCAGTCACTATTGGTACATTGCAATGGAGCCGTTCCTCCAATTTTTCTGACTGTATTGCCGATGCACAAGACTCTCTTTTCCTCATTTTGGATGG TGGGCCAGTAACCATACTACAGTTGCATCTTGGTGTGTTAAGCAGAGGGCAACTTGGGCCTCAGGAATTGATTCAACAGTACTTACATCATCAACAAATCAATGAG GCCGTAAACCTTCTGAATGTAATGAATTGGAATACAGACAGTGGGAGTTGTTATACCTGCTTAACCTCCATCATTAATTATCTCTTAAAAGTACCTCTAAACCCAGACCGAGAAG CTGCTTTGGAGGCTAGTTTGGGCAGTTTCTACGCCCCTCTGAGACCCCTCTCCGAGGTGATCGTTGTGGATTACCGTGACCCAATCAGCCGCCTAGCGAGAAGATTCTTCCATCACCTCTTGAGATATCAGAGGTTTGAGAAGGCATTCCTGCTGGCCGTGGACCTCCACTCAAGAGACCTGTTCATG GACATTCATTATCTTGCATTGGACAAAGGTGAGATGGCACTTGCAACGGTTGCTAAACAGAAAGCTGATGAGATAGAGCAAGAAATGCCTTCAGATTCGG ACAATTATGACTCGCTGAGCGATTCCATAGATGAGGATGATTTCTCTAGTGATTCTTACAGCAGCGTGAGTAATGAAGACGACCAATCACCGACAGGAACAGACAG AACTGATGGTTTATCCAGTCGGACTGAAAAGCCCAACTCCGCAACTGGTGACTCTTCAGAGCTACTTAGAGCTGGTAGACATGTTGAGAAGGAGGCTTGGTACCAGGCTGAAGGTCAAATAGATGTTGCATATGGGCTGGG TTCTGATTTGGAAGACGTTCATCTGGACCCAGCTCAGGATCTAGCCAGTATCCCTGGGGAAGTCTACACGAAAGTGCTGACAGATAATCCCTTTGGCTGGGAACAGCAAA ATACTCCTGATAGCCAGAAAGGTGAGGATTTATCGAGGAGGAGGAGCGAGGAAGAAGAGGAAGTTGAAGGAGGAGACAGAGGAGGAGCGGGCAAAGCGAAGACGGTGAAAGTCATCCATTTTGGGATGGTCTGA